From the Edaphobacter bradus genome, the window TCTCCGCAGTCAACGAGTACTGGTACTGCGTCGCTGACATTCGTGCGCCGATGCGCAGCTCCTGGAAGGCCTGCAGATACAGCGTCGCGCCCGGAATCCCGGCTGTCTTCGGGCGCAGACGGTTGATGATCACGTCAGCGGAATCACCGGTCTTCTGCCGCTCCGCATCCGGCTTCAGCGCGATGAACACATTGCCCGAGTTGCTGCCGCCGCCGCCCGGACCGCCGCCGCCTACAAACGCCATCACGTTCTGCACGCCCGGATCCTGCTGCACGATCGCCGCCAGTTGGACGACCTTCTGCTTCATCGCATCGAACGAGACATCCTGCTGCCCGCGAATCAGCCCGCCGATACGCCCCGTGTCCTGCTGCGGGAAGAAGCCCTTTGGAACCAGAATGTACAGGTAGATGTTCAGCGCAAAGGTCAGAATCGTAATCGTCAGCACCAGGCCCTGATGACCAAGCACCCAGCGCAGACCGTGCTCGTACTCTGCCGTCAGCCAGGCGAGCCCCTTCTCGCCCCAGCGGTAGAAGCGCCCATGCTTCTTCGTCCCATGCGGCTGGATAAACTTCGCGCTCAGCATCGGCGTCGTCGTCAGAGAGACCACGAGCGAGACCATGATCGCAACCGACAACGTCACCGCGAACTCGCGGAACAGCCTGCCCACGATTCCACCCATCAGCAGGATCGGGATGAACACGGCGATCAGCGAAGTGCTCATTGACAGCACCGTGAAGCCGATCTCCTTCGACCCCACCATCGCCGCCTTGAACGGCGACAGGCCGCTCTCCAGATGCCGGCTGATGTTTTCGATTACGACAATCGCATCGTCGACGACGAATCCAGTGGAGATTGTCAGCGCCATCAGCGAGAGATTGTCCAGCGAGTACCCGAGCAGGTACATGACCCCGAAGGTGCCCAGCAGGCTCAGCGGAACCGAGACGCTCGGAATCAGCGTCGTCCGTATCTCCCGCAGGAAGACGAAGACCACCATGATCACCAGCAGGATCGAGATGATCAGCGTCCGCGTCACATCCTTCACTGAGGCGCGAATCGTCGTCGTCCGGTCCAGCACGACACTGAGCTGAATCGCCGGCGGAATCGTGGCCTGCAGCGTCGGCAGCAGTGCCAGAACATTGTCGACCGTCTTGATCACATTCGCAGTCGAGGTCTTGAAGACGACGACCAGAACCGCCGGCTTGCCATTGAAAGTGCCACCGGTATGGATGTCCTCGACGCTGTCGGTTACCTCGGCAACGTCCTGGATTCGCACGACTCCACGGGCTGCCGCTGCAGGGCTCGCGCTGCTGGTCGCCGACGAGGAACTGGACGAACTGGAGGCTGAAGTCGCAGAGCTGACCGCACTCTGCAGCGACGTCGGCAATCCACTGCTCGCGGCGGCAGAGCTCACCGGCCCACGGTTCGTCGCAACGATCAGAGGAGCGTACGCCGCGGAGCCAAACAACTGATCGGTCGTGTTGACACTCCAGCGCCGGGTTGAATCCTGCAAATAACCCTTCGGCTTGTTTACGTTCACCGTGCCGATCGCAGCACGCAGCGCCTCAAGGCCAACTCCATAGCTCGCAAGCAGTGTTGGATTCGCCTCGACGCGCACCGCGGGCTTCGCGCTGCCTCCGCAGAACGTCTGTCCCACGCCGTCCACCTGCGCGATCTTCTGCGCCAGAATACTGTCGCAGGCGTCGTAGAGCTGCGGCACCGAGAGCGTGTCCGACGTCAGCGCCAGAATCACAATCGGCGAATCCGCCGGATTGATCTTCCTGTACCCGGGGTTCTGGGGCAGGTTCGACGGCAACTGGCTGCGCGCTGCATTGATCGCCGCCTGAACATCGCGCGCCGCGCCATCCACATCTCGGCTCAAGTCAAACTGCAGCGTGATCGAGCCGTTCCCCAGCCCCGAGGACGACGTCATCTCATTGACGCCCGCAATCCTCGAGAACTGCCGCTCCAGCGGAGTCACAATCGCGGACGCCACCGTCTCCGGATCCGCTCCCGGAAGTCCAGCGCCGACAGAGATCACCGGATACTCTATCTGCGGAAGGCTCGCTACCGGAAGCAGCTTGTAGGCGACGCAGCCCGCCAGAATGATCGCCACCGACAGCAGCATCGTCGCCACGGGACGCTTGATGAACGGCGCCGAGAAATGCACCCCGTCTAAGTCAGGGCGATTCTCCGCGTCCTTCCGCGCCACGGCGAGATCGTGATTCTCTTCGTGATCAGCCATCAGTCCGCACCCACTGCCTCATGTTCATGCCGACGGAACTCCCGATCTGCCTCCTTCGTATGCAGATATCTCCTTCCAATACGGTCAAAGAACAGGTAGACGACCGGCGTTGTAAACAGCGTCAGCACCTGCGACACGATCAGTCCGCCGACGATTGCGATTCCCAGAGGCCGCCTCAACTCGCTGCCCGTGCCGGTGCCCATCGCCAGCGGCAGGCCGCCAAGCAGCGCGGCCATCGTCGTCATCATGATCGGGCGGAAACGCAGCAGGCAGGCCTGGTAGATCGCCTCCTCCGGCTCCATGTTGTGCACACGCTCGGCCTCAAGCGCGAAGTCGATCATCATGATCGCGTTCTTCTTCACGATGCCGATCAGCAGGATGATGCCGATCAGCGCAATGACGCTCAGGTTGATATGGAAAAGCAGCAGCGCCAGAATCGCGCCGACACCGGCCGACGGCAGCGTGGAAAGAATCGTGATCGGGTGGATGTAGCTCTCGTACAGCACACCCAGAACGATGTAGACGACGATCAGCGCCGCGAGAATCAGAATCGGCTCGTTGGTCAGCGAAGCCTCGAAGGCCCGCGCCGTGCCCTGGAACGACGCATTCACGCTCGCCGGAAGATTCAGTTCATCCTTCGCCCTGTTGACCGCCTCCACTGCGTCGCCAATCGACTTGCCCGGAGCCAGGTTGAACGAGAGCGTCACCACCGGAAATTGTCCCTGGTGGTTGATTGCAAGCGCCGTCTGCCTCTCCTCGAAGTGCGTAAACGTCGATAGCGGAACCTGCATCCCGTTCGAGCTCTTCACGTAGATGTTGTCCAGCGAAGTCGGATTGAGCTGGAACTTCGGAGCTACCTCCAGCACCACGTGGTACTGGTTCAACTGCGTAAAGATCGTGGAGACCTGCCGCTGTCCGAACGCATCGTCCAGCGTGTCGTCGATATTCTGCGGCGTGATTCCCAGCCGCGACGCCGTGTCGCGGTCGATTACCAGTTGCGCCTCCAGCCCGCTCAACTGCTGGTCGCTGGCCACATCCGTCAGTTCCGGAAGTTGCCTCAGCTTTTCGAGCATCTGGTTCGTCGCCGAGGCCAGCTCCTCGGAGTTCGCATCTTCGAGCGAGTACTGATACTGCGTCCGGCTCACGCGATCGTCCACCGTCAGGTCCTGCAGCGGCTGCAGGAAGCACTGAATACCCTCCACCTGCGCCAGCCTCGGCCCCAGCCGTTGAATCACGTCGGTCGCCGAGTTCGTCCTCTGCTCGCGGTCCTTCAGGTTGATCTGAATGCGCCCGCTGTTCAGCGTCGAGTTAGTGCCGTCGACTCCGATAAACGACGAGACGCTCTCCACATCTGGGTCCTGCAGAATTACCTTGGCCAGAGTCTGCTGGCGCGCGCTCATCGCCTGGAAGCTGATGGTCTGCGGAGCCTCTGTGATTCCCAGCAGCACGCCGGTGTCCTGCACCGGGAAGAAGCCCTTCGGCACGACGATGTAGAGGTACACCGTCAGCAGGAATGTGGCCAGCGTTACCAACAGGGTCAGGGTCTGGTGACGCAGCACCCACTTCACACCGACGCCATACTTCGCAATCACGTAGTCGAAGAACACTTCGCTCTTGTGATAAAAGGCGTTCTGCTCGCTCTCCGGCTTGTGCTTCAGCAGTTTCGCGCACATCATCGGCGTCAGCGTCAGCGAAACCACTGCCGAGACCAGAATCGTCACCGCCAGCGTCACCGCGAACTCGCGGAAGAGACGCCCGACGATATCGCCCATGAACAGCAGGGGAATGAGCACAGCGATCAGCGACACGGTCAGCGAGAGAATCGTGAACCCGATCTGCTGCGATCCCTTCAGCGCGGCTTCCAGCGGCGAGTCGCCATCCTCGAGATACCGCGAGATGTTCTCGATCATCACGATCGCGTCGTCCACGACGAAGCCGGTCGAGATCGTCAGCGCCATCAGGCTCAGGTTGTTCAGGCTGTAGCCCAGCAGGTACATCACCCCGAAGGTGCCTACAATCGACAGAGGCACCGCCACCGAGGGAATGATGGTCGCCGAAAACGAGCGCAGGAACAGGAAGATCACCATCACGACCAGCGCAATCGTCAGCATCAGCGAGAACTGCACGTCCTTCACCGAGGCGCGGATCGTATTCGTGCGGTCGGTCAGCACCTGCACCGTTACGCTCGTGGGCAGCGTCGTGCGGAGCTGCGGCAGCAGCTTCTGCACTTCGTCCACGACACCGATGATGTTGGCGCCCGGCTGCCGCTGGATGTTGACGATCACCGCCGGCTTCAGCTCGATATCGCGCGCCGGCTGGTCCTTCGTCGCAGGAGTCGCTGCGGTTCCCATCCACGCGGCCTGGTACAGGTTCTCCGCGCTGTCGACGGCGTTCGCCACGTCCGACAGCCGCACCGGCGATCCGTTGTGGTACGCGATGATCACCTTCGCGTAGTCCGCGCTCGAGAGCAACTGGTCGTTCGCTCCGATCGTGTACGACTGCCTCGCGCCGTTCAGGTTGCCCTTCGCCTGGTCCACGTTCGCCGTGCCCAGCGCAGAACGCAGGTCTTCAAGGCTGAGCCCGTAGTTGGCCATCGCCGTCGGGTTCGCCTGAATTCGCACCGCCGGCTTCTGTCCGCCGTTAATCGACACCAGGCCCACGCCGGAGAGTTGCGAGATCTTCTGCGCCAGCACCGTATCGGCCAGGTCCTCTACCTTCGATAGCGGCAGCGAGTCGCTGGTCAGCGCCAGCGTGAGAATCGGCGCATCGGCCGGATTCACTTTGCTGTACACCGGAGGATTCGGCAGGTCCTGCGGCAGATAGCTGTACGCGGCATTGATGGCTGCCTGCACGTCCTGCTGCGCGACGTCGATCGACTCGGACAGCGTGAACTGCAGTGTAATCACGCTGCCGCCGCCTGAGCTCGTTGAGGTCATCTGGCTCAGCCCGGGGATCTGCCCGAACTGCCGCTCCAGAGGGGCCGTCACCGAGGACGCCATCACCTCCGGGCTTGCTCCCGGATAGAACGTCACCACCTGAATCGTCGGGTAGTCGACCTCAGGCAGCGCCGAGACCGGCAGCTGCAGATACGCCACCCAGCCCGCAAGCAAAATGGCCACCATCAGGAGCGAGGTGGCCACTGGGCGCAGAATAAATGGCCGCGAAGGGCTCATGGATGCTGACCTCCCGCGTTTGTGTTCTGGCCATGCTGCCCATGCTGGTGCTCCCCACCCTTGCCCTGCCCAATCACATTGGGGGTCATATCCGTCCCGCCGTCTGTGGCATTGGTTCCCTGCGCTCTTGGACCACCCGGCCTCATCGCCTGACGTGGGCTCACGCGGCTGCCGTTCCTCAGCTTCTCCTGGCCATCTACAACAACCTGATCCCCAGGGTTGACCCCGCCGCCCAGAATCGTCTGGACTCCCTCTGTCAGATCCACCTTCACGGTCTGCGCCACGGCGTAGAAGTGCGGTTGGTTCTGCTGGCCTGCACCCGAGGCGGTTCCGGATGCTGGAGCTGCACCTCCAGGCTTGCTTCCCGGATGCACTCGGCCACCGCCGGGCAGGCCGTGCGGGCCGGTATCACCCTGCAGGCTCGCCGGAGGATCGCCCGGCTTCACCAAAAAGACAAAGTTGCCCTGCGAACCCGACTGGATCGCCGCCGAGGGAACCACAATCGCGTTCGGCCTCTGCTGCAGGATCAGACGTACGTTCACGAACTGGTTCGGGAACAGCGCTCCATCCTTGTTGTCGAAGATGGCCTTCACCTTCACAGTGCCCGTCGTCGTGTCGATCTGGTTGTCCACCGTCAGAACGCTTCCGCTGGCAAGATGCGTCGCTCCGGAGCGGTCATACGCCTCGACGTTGAGCTTCTTGCCGCCCTTCATCAGATCAAGCACCTCAGGCAGATTGTCCTCAGGCAGCGTGAAGATCACCGTAATCGGCTGAAGCTGCGTCACCACCAGCAATCCGTTCGTGTCCGAAGCATGAACTATATTGCCCGGATCAACCTGCCGTAGCCCGACCACCCCATCGATCGGCGAGGTGATCTTCGTGTACTGCAGATTCACCCGCGCAGCCTGAATCGCCGCCTTATCGGCTTCGATCGAGCCCTGGGCCTGTCCCGACGACGAGATCTGCGCCTGCTCGCTCTCCTGGGAGACCACACCGGCCCGATAGAGCGCTGTGTACCTCGCCGCCTCGGCCTGCGCGTTCACCGCGTTGGCCTGGTCCTTCACCAGCTGTCCCTGGGCCTGCGCAAGCACGGCTTGATAGGGAGCCGGATCGATCTCGGCCAGCAACTGGCCCTTCCGCACCTTCTCGCCTTCACGAACCGCCACCTGGACCAGTTGCCCATCCACGCGGGACTTGATCGTCACCGTGTAATACGCCGTCACGGTGCCCAGCTCCGTCAGGTAGATTGGCATCGCCTTCTGCTGCACCGTCGAAACCTGCACAGGAACCGGGCGGTCGGCTGCCGCCTGCGACCTCTGATTGTCGGCATTCTGCTGCTGCGTGTTCTGCCGGATCTTCCACACGGCCACCCCGACCACCAGCAGGATCACCAGAGCGACGATCCACTTCTTCAGGCCTGAGCCCTTAGGCCTCTCCGGTTCAGGCACGGCTCTCTGCGGGGCAGTCGCAGGGAGAACTGGGCTGGTCTCTTGTTCGGTAATCTGGGCTGACGACATTGGCGCGTTCACCGTGCTCTCAAAATGAATTGGACTGATGCTGTTGAACCAAGGATATAAATCCAGGACTAGTCAAATTGCTCGACCTGCGTTGCGTCTCGAACTCAGCAACATGGTCGAAGTTTTTTCAATTCAGAGGGTTCTTCGGAAACCTCAGAATAACTGATAATGACGTTGGCCGCCTCGTGAAGGTTTCGCCCTGAACTCCGCCCTGGCCTGATATCTGTTCGTAACTCCAGTTGGCAGTGCGGTAATCGCTCTTCTTTCATTATTCTCAACAGAAGGATCATCATTTGCCCGCCACTGCCACCGAATCCGGTATCTCCGCCCTTCCGGCCCTCTGCGTCGACCTGGACGGCACTTTAGTCAAATCCGATACCCTCGTTGACTCGGTCCTCTCGCTCGCCCGCCACCATCCGACCGAGCTACTCAAGGTCCCAGGCTGGCTCCTCGAAGGCAAGGCGGCTTTTAAGCGCCATCTCGCCGGCGCTGTCTCCTTAGATGCCGCCCACCTGCCCTACAACCGCGAACTCCTGCAGTTTCTGGAGCAGGAGCACTCCACCGGCCGCCCCCTCTACCTGGCCACCGCGGCCGACCTCGGGATCGCCCGCCGCGTCGCCGAGCATCTCGGCATCTTCTCTGGAGTCCTTGCCTCCGACGGAGTCGTTAACCTCTCTGGACACAACAAGCTGGCCGTCTTCCGCGAGCACTTCGGCGACAACTTCTCCTACATCGGCAACGCCACGCCCGACCTCCCGCTCCTGGAGGCCTGCCGCGAGCCAATGGTGGCCAACCCCACCGCCGGCCTTCGCTCCGGGCTCCGCCGCGCCCGCATCACCCCCGTCCGCAGCTTCACCGAGCGAGTCTCGCCCATCAAGGCCTGGCTTAAAGCCATCCGGATCCACCAGTGGGCCAAGAACGTCCTCATCTTCCTGCCGCTTCTCCTCGCTCATGCCCTGCCCCTCGGCCTTGTCACCGGAACAATCCTGGCCTTCTTTTCCTTCGGCCTCTGCGCATCGGCCACCTACATCGTCAACGACCTCCTCGACCTCGACGCCGACCGCCAGCATCCCCGTAAGCGCCGCCGCCCCTTCGCCTCCGGAGATCTCTCCGCTGTCACAGGACTCGGAGTCATCCTCCTCTTCCTCGTCCTGTCGATCACACTCGCTGTCCTGCTCCCGGCGGTGGTCGCCCGGCTCTCACCGGATCGCGCCCTCGTCCGCCCCTACCACTTCCTCGCGTGGCTCGGAATCTACGCCGTCACCACGCTCGCCTACTCGCTCCGCCTCAAGCGAGCCGTCCTCGTGGATGTCATCGTCCTCTCCGGCCTCTACACCATCCGCATCATCGCCGGCTCCGCCGCAACGGGAGTCCCCGTCTCCACCTGGCTCGCGAGCTTCAGCATCTTCTTCTTCCTCTCGCTGGCCTTCGTCAAGCGCTTCGCCGAGCTCGAAAACCTCCGCGAGCGCGGCGGCTCTATCGCCAAGGGCCGCGGCTACCACATCTCCGACGTCGAGCAGCTCCGCAGCTTCGGCTCGGCCTCGGGATACGCCTCGGTCGTCGTCCTCACCCTCTATATCTCGAACCTCAACGCCGACGCCGCCCAGCTCTACAACCACATCAACCGTCTCTGGCTGCTCGTCCCCGTCATGCTTCTCTGGCTCAGCCGCCTGTGGCTGCAGGCCTCGCGCGGCGAACTCGATGAAGACCCCGTCGTCTACGCCATCACCGACCGCCGCAGCCTACTGCTAGGGCTGCTTGTGATTGCCGTCGTCCTCTCCGCGCTCTGACCTTATCCGTCTTCACCAAGTAGAAGAGTGTCATCCTGAGCGGAGCGCAGCGGAGTCGAAGGGACCTGCGGTTGTCTTTTGCATTTATCCTTATCTCTGGCCATGACCGACACCATCCCCACGCTTTCCAGCTACGACGAGACCGCCCTCGAAGCCGCCTTCGCCACTCTCGCCGAAGAGGTCCGCACCTCTGCCGCCGCCCTCACCACACCCGAGGCGCAGGAGAACTTCCGCCTCCACTGGCTGGGCCGCAAGCAAGGCCGCCTCAAGCTCATCTCCGACGCCTGGCTTAAGTCCGCGCCGCCCGAAGCCCGCAAGCCCCTCGGCATTCGCTTCAACCAGCTCAAGCAGCAAATCGAGCAGGCCCTCGAAGCCCCGGCAGCACCTATCGCAGCGCCGAAAGTGCAGGCCCTGGACATCACCCTACCCGGCGTCATCCGCACCCCCGGCATCGCCCACCCCCTGCTCAGCACCATGCATGAGATCGTGCGCGTCTTCCATCATCTCGGCTACAGCACCAACCTCGGCCCGCAGGTCGAGAGCGACTTCTACAACTTCGAAGCCCTCAACTTCCCACAGGACCACCCCGCGCGCGACACCCAGGACACACTCCAGATCGCCAATCAGCACGCGAAGCCCTCGCGCGACCGCCTGCTGATGCGCACCCACACCTCGCCCGTGCAGATCCGCACCATGATCGCGCAGGCCCCGCCCATCCGCATCGTCATCCCCGGCAAGGTCCACCGCAATGACGCCGCGGACGCCACCCACTCGCCCATCTTTCACCAGATCGAAGGCCTCTGCGTCGACACCAACATCACCTTCTCCGACCTCAAGGGCACGCTCGACCACGCCATGAAGGCCCTCTTCGGCTCGGCCGTGAAGACGCGCTTCTTCCCCAGCTTCTTCCCCTTCACCGAACCCTCAGCCGACGTGCAGATCAGTTGCATCTTCTGCGGAGGCTCCGGCTGCCGCAAGTGCAAACACTCCGGCTGGATCGAGCTCCTGGGCTGCGGCATGGTCGACCCGCACGTCTTCGCTTCCGTCACTGAAGAACGCCGCAAGATCGATCCTGCTGATGACGCCTACAACCCGGAGAAGATCACAGGCTTCGCCTTCGGCATGGGAGTCGAGCGCATCGCCATGATGCTCCACGGCGTCTCCGACATAGGCCACTTCTACTCCGGAGACATGCGGTTTCTCGAACAGTTCGCATAACGCCCAGTTCGCATCACAGTGAGTTCTCCTGGGTCCGCTACTTCAGGCTATTCTGCAGAGCATCCAGATTCTGCGGACGCACTCGAATCGCCCCGCCCCTCGGGCTATCGATATCCGCAATCAGGAAAAATGAGAGCGCAATCACCAGCGGCAGGATCATAAGCAACTTCGCCTCTGACCGCCGCACCCCAAAGCCCACCAGCGCATTGCTGAACAGGCCCATTCCGAACATCAGGCACCATGCCGCCACAGGGATTTTGTTCCACCAGGCCGCTTGCGTATATCCCTGCGAGTTCAGCACGTCGTTCATCCCCGCAGCAGCCAGGGAACGACCAACTGTAGGCTGCGCATTCGTCGGCCCCGCGACGCCTGCCCACAGTTGGCTCTGCAACCTCTCCGTGTCTGCGTTGATCTGCCGCAGTTCGTCGGCGTGTCGCGTTACATACCACCGTATTCGCAGGTCCGTATACTGCCGCAGCATCGTCCGCACCTGCGATGCTTCTGGCTCGGGCAGCAGGTCCGCGCGGACATACTCTGTCCCGATCGCGTTCGCCTCCGCCTCCTCATAGTTCTTGCGCAAGTCATATCGTGCCGTCGCCATCGAATAACTGAACCCGATGATCAGGCCAAGTAGGGTCAACGTCGCTCCCTGCACAAGGGTAAAGTCCGCCTTGAGGGCCTCCGTCAGGGCCTCTCGCCCCTCGCTCATCCGGCTGCCCAGTCGCGCAGCCAGCCAGAGAAGCAAAATTGAAATCACGAATATCACCAGTGGATATTTCAGTATGTGGAGCACTGGCATCCCCTCCTCTGATATCTAACTAGGCTTATTTGGCCACTTCAGGAACCCAAATAGCAGATGGAGGATCGCCAGCGCCAACGCGCCCAGGAAAGCCGCTTTAAACGTCGTCACCGAGAATCCCGGCACAAACTTGCTCGAGAACCAGAGAATCACCGCATTGATCACGAGAAAGAAAAGCCCGAACGAAAGTATCCCCAGCGGGAGCGTGATGAACTTCAGCAGCAGCCCCAGCGTCGCATTCAGCAGCCCGATCACGATCACCGCAATCAGCGCCGAGACGAAGTTGCTGACATTGAAGCCCTGGACAAAGTGCGAAACCACCAGCAGAGCCAAGGCATTCAGAATCCAGTGCAGAAGCATGCGAACCATAGCCAGTCCTCGTGAGCTTTAGAATTGAGCACCCAACTCTCGTGCACACGAGCATACCCGACGTCACCACAGCCAACCATCAAAACTTTTTGCCGCTGACTCCTGACCCGCGACTCCCTGACTTCCTCGCTACATCACTTCGCCGTTTCGTGGTCGTAGCTGATCACCCGCGCAATCTTCCACGCACCATCCTTGTACTGCCACAGGTGAACAAACTTCGCCTCGCCGACTGTGTCGTGCTCCTGTCCTGGATGCGTAAAGCGATGGACCCCGATCTCCACCGCTCCATAGCCCTTCATGTAGTAGACCTTGAGCGACTCTGGAACCAGCTCGCGGTGGGTCTTGCCGCAGATGTTCTGCCTGATGCTCTCGGACAGCGCCTTATTGCCGAGCGTCACTCCGCCCTGGTCGTGGTAGAACTCCACGTCCTCGGCGATGAGTGAGCTGAACTTCTCGAGATTGCACGTGTTGTAGGCATCGAAGAGCTTGGCATCAAGCATCGTAATCGCGCGGTCCAGCTCCTGCTGGTTGTGTATATTGTCCAGCGACGGAACCGCCTGGGCATCGGCCCGGCCGATCGAGCCCGCGAGCAGGACAAACGGTAGCAGAGCAGAGAACCTCTTCATGAGCATCACCTTTCTTGACTGGAAAAAGGAACGACACACCCCGATACGCAGCGAGCGATGGAAATGTTCGCCCAAAAAATCCGGATCGCCTGCCGCCGGCGCCTCTCCCCGCCGCCTTCGCATTGTTTAGACTAGGAACGTCCACTCATGAAGATCCTCACTCACTGGCTGCGCCACTACCTTCCTACCCTTTCCGTCACCGACCGGCAGCTCGCCGACGACCTCACCCTCCGCGGCATAGCCGTCGAAGGCGTGCATCCCCTGGGCGATAGCAACGGCTCACTCTTCGAGATGGACATCACCACCAACCGCGTCGACGCCATGAACCACTACGGCGTCGCCCGCGAGGCCGCCACAATCTACGGTCTCCCCCTCGAGCCGCTCCACCCGAAGCTCCCCGTCGGCACGCTCGTTGATGCTCCCTTCCCCGTCCGCATCGCGCCCGAGGCCAGGGGCCTCTGCGGCCGCTTCACCGCGCAGGTCCTCAGCGACGTCACCATCGCGCCCTCGACCGGCCTCGTCGCCGAGTACTTCAACCTTCTCGGCCAGAAGCAGATCTCGAACGCTGTCGATGCCTCGAACTTCACCCTCATGGGCATGGGCCACCCCACGCACGCCTTCGACCTCGACAAGATCGAGGGTGGCATCGTCGTCCGCCTCGCCCGCAAAGGGGAAAAGCTCCGGCTTCTCGACGGAACCGAGCGCACGCTCGAGGCTGACGATCTGGTAGTCGCCGACGAGAAGAAAGCCCTCGCCCTCGCCGGAGTCATGGGAGGCTGGGACTCCATGATCACCGCCGAGACGAAGAACG encodes:
- a CDS encoding nuclear transport factor 2 family protein, which translates into the protein MKRFSALLPFVLLAGSIGRADAQAVPSLDNIHNQQELDRAITMLDAKLFDAYNTCNLEKFSSLIAEDVEFYHDQGGVTLGNKALSESIRQNICGKTHRELVPESLKVYYMKGYGAVEIGVHRFTHPGQEHDTVGEAKFVHLWQYKDGAWKIARVISYDHETAK
- a CDS encoding bestrophin-like domain; protein product: MISILLLWLAARLGSRMSEGREALTEALKADFTLVQGATLTLLGLIIGFSYSMATARYDLRKNYEEAEANAIGTEYVRADLLPEPEASQVRTMLRQYTDLRIRWYVTRHADELRQINADTERLQSQLWAGVAGPTNAQPTVGRSLAAAGMNDVLNSQGYTQAAWWNKIPVAAWCLMFGMGLFSNALVGFGVRRSEAKLLMILPLVIALSFFLIADIDSPRGGAIRVRPQNLDALQNSLK
- the pheS gene encoding phenylalanine--tRNA ligase subunit alpha, giving the protein MTDTIPTLSSYDETALEAAFATLAEEVRTSAAALTTPEAQENFRLHWLGRKQGRLKLISDAWLKSAPPEARKPLGIRFNQLKQQIEQALEAPAAPIAAPKVQALDITLPGVIRTPGIAHPLLSTMHEIVRVFHHLGYSTNLGPQVESDFYNFEALNFPQDHPARDTQDTLQIANQHAKPSRDRLLMRTHTSPVQIRTMIAQAPPIRIVIPGKVHRNDAADATHSPIFHQIEGLCVDTNITFSDLKGTLDHAMKALFGSAVKTRFFPSFFPFTEPSADVQISCIFCGGSGCRKCKHSGWIELLGCGMVDPHVFASVTEERRKIDPADDAYNPEKITGFAFGMGVERIAMMLHGVSDIGHFYSGDMRFLEQFA
- a CDS encoding phage holin family protein, translated to MVRMLLHWILNALALLVVSHFVQGFNVSNFVSALIAVIVIGLLNATLGLLLKFITLPLGILSFGLFFLVINAVILWFSSKFVPGFSVTTFKAAFLGALALAILHLLFGFLKWPNKPS